The proteins below come from a single Streptococcus porcinus genomic window:
- a CDS encoding DUF2127 domain-containing protein, translated as MRTRNNVELVDKSFKIMLFFKLAFAAGESIAGILLYFFKNETIHMFIAFLTSGEIAKNPNAFIASHLVQLGQLITVSGQRLAAIYLLLHGVLKLLTLFLLLRRKLWAYPLSILVFVGFIIYQLREFMVTHHYSMIALTLFDLILILLTYLEYKNLKGD; from the coding sequence TGTTGTTTTTCAAGCTAGCTTTTGCTGCTGGTGAATCAATTGCGGGGATACTGCTTTATTTTTTTAAAAATGAAACAATACATATGTTTATTGCTTTTTTAACTTCAGGAGAAATAGCTAAGAATCCAAACGCTTTTATTGCAAGTCATCTTGTACAACTGGGACAATTAATAACAGTTTCTGGTCAAAGGTTAGCAGCTATTTATCTCTTATTACATGGTGTATTGAAGCTTTTGACCTTATTTCTCTTGCTTCGGAGAAAGCTTTGGGCTTATCCTTTATCTATTTTAGTTTTCGTTGGTTTTATTATTTATCAATTAAGAGAATTTATGGTAACTCATCACTATAGTATGATTGCATTAACTCTTTTTGACCTTATTTTGATTTTATTAACTTACTTAGAATATAAAAATTTAAAAGGTGATTAA
- a CDS encoding GNAT family N-acetyltransferase: MEYVINKLLPSHEALQELYLSVGWDIYVARNKNMQLLLKNAYTYVAAWHGEKLVGLCRVISDGLTIAYIQDILISPEFQNKGLGSHLMEDIYQQLEGIRQIVLITDATSKTIAFYKANQLKMLDEYDCVGFMRLNDNI, encoded by the coding sequence ATGGAGTATGTTATTAATAAGTTATTGCCATCACATGAAGCACTACAGGAACTTTACTTAAGTGTTGGTTGGGATATTTATGTTGCAAGAAATAAGAATATGCAACTACTTTTAAAAAATGCTTATACATATGTCGCAGCCTGGCATGGCGAAAAATTGGTCGGTTTATGTCGAGTGATTAGTGATGGCTTGACTATTGCGTATATTCAAGATATTTTAATAAGCCCTGAATTTCAGAACAAAGGGTTAGGCTCTCATCTCATGGAGGATATATATCAACAACTAGAAGGTATACGACAAATTGTATTAATAACAGATGCAACTTCCAAAACGATCGCGTTTTACAAAGCAAATCAATTGAAAATGCTTGATGAATACGACTGTGTGGGCTTTATGAGATTAAATGATAATATTTAA
- a CDS encoding alpha/beta fold hydrolase: protein MYYKTQTGNELYYEIHGHGYPIIFFHGNGQSLAYFEPQLHLASCYQLIMIDTHGHGKSGALTQKMSFAQIAEEIHDLLNFLKLESYILVGHSDGANLAIAYENLFPDRVTGLLLNAGNIRFTGLHCHYIFSISFRVLKLALESIVDPEKKNAYFVARLMMANQIIQTSLMSNTIPVFVLVGQNDMIRSSHSMTIAESYDNSRMITIPKLGHNINRKPTILDTILTELVREAVPELGTSR from the coding sequence ATGTACTATAAAACACAAACGGGGAATGAGCTTTATTACGAAATTCATGGGCATGGCTATCCCATTATTTTCTTTCATGGCAATGGTCAATCTTTGGCTTACTTTGAGCCACAGCTGCATTTAGCAAGTTGCTATCAGTTGATTATGATTGATACTCATGGGCATGGCAAGTCGGGAGCGCTCACCCAGAAAATGAGTTTTGCTCAAATAGCAGAGGAAATTCATGACTTATTGAATTTTCTGAAGTTGGAGAGCTATATTTTAGTAGGTCACAGTGATGGAGCTAACTTAGCTATTGCATATGAAAATCTCTTTCCCGATCGAGTAACGGGCCTGCTTCTAAATGCAGGTAATATTAGATTTACAGGCTTACATTGTCATTATATTTTTAGCATTAGTTTCAGAGTTCTGAAACTAGCTCTAGAGAGCATCGTTGACCCTGAAAAAAAGAATGCTTACTTTGTTGCTCGACTCATGATGGCAAATCAGATCATTCAGACGAGCCTTATGTCTAACACAATCCCTGTTTTTGTTCTTGTTGGTCAAAATGATATGATTCGCTCAAGTCATTCGATGACCATCGCTGAGAGCTATGATAATAGTAGGATGATTACCATACCAAAGTTAGGTCATAATATTAATAGAAAACCTACTATTCTTGATACGATATTGACAGAGTTGGTGAGAGAAGCAGTGCCGGAGCTAGGAACTTCAAGATAA
- a CDS encoding aminoacyltransferase: protein MANRYVIKIGISAEEHDTFVKASKQINLLQSSYWAEVKHHWQHERIGVYHDSQLIASMSLLIKSLPLGLSMIYIPRGPVMDYNNRDLVVFVVNMLKDYAKQKNALVIKCDPALIFKQYKLSDSIRAVRKSGQDAIDAMIDAGAKWSGLTVQMSETIQPRFQANCYLDKDLVETFPKHTKRLMTDARKRGVEVYRAAPSDLTAFAQVVSLTEDRKHISLRDLDYFKQLMTIYGDDAYLHLAKINIPTQLNYLQTELLEVEHNLRFVESHQRKKLRKLNNQKEALLKNISECERFSEKYPQEVVIAGILSIAYGQSMEMLYAGMNDDFKKYYPQYLLYPKVFEDAYHHGISWANMGGIEGDLSDGLTKFKANFDPCIEEYIGEFNIPVSPLYHPFNLFYKCHKRFRFFRHHFPRK from the coding sequence ATGGCAAATCGTTATGTGATTAAAATAGGTATCAGTGCGGAAGAACATGACACCTTCGTCAAAGCAAGCAAACAAATCAACTTATTACAAAGTAGTTATTGGGCTGAGGTTAAACATCATTGGCAGCATGAACGAATCGGAGTTTATCATGATAGTCAGTTAATAGCTTCCATGTCATTATTGATTAAGTCCTTACCATTAGGATTATCCATGATTTATATCCCCCGTGGACCTGTCATGGACTACAATAACCGGGACCTAGTCGTTTTTGTTGTTAACATGCTTAAGGATTATGCGAAACAAAAAAACGCCCTCGTGATTAAGTGTGATCCAGCGCTTATTTTTAAACAATATAAATTGAGTGACTCTATCCGGGCTGTTCGTAAATCTGGCCAGGATGCTATAGATGCTATGATTGATGCTGGAGCCAAATGGTCCGGTTTAACAGTGCAAATGTCTGAAACAATTCAGCCACGTTTTCAAGCAAATTGTTACCTTGACAAAGATTTAGTAGAAACGTTTCCTAAGCACACCAAACGTTTGATGACAGATGCTAGGAAAAGAGGAGTTGAAGTATATCGAGCCGCTCCCAGTGATTTAACAGCTTTTGCACAAGTGGTCTCCTTAACAGAAGATAGAAAACATATTAGTTTACGAGATTTAGATTATTTTAAACAATTAATGACGATCTACGGTGATGACGCTTATCTGCACTTGGCTAAGATTAATATTCCTACTCAGCTAAACTATCTGCAAACAGAATTATTAGAAGTGGAGCATAACTTACGTTTTGTAGAAAGTCATCAAAGAAAGAAGCTTCGCAAATTGAACAATCAGAAAGAGGCTCTGCTAAAAAATATTTCCGAATGTGAAAGGTTTTCTGAAAAGTACCCTCAAGAAGTGGTGATTGCGGGGATTCTCTCAATTGCTTATGGCCAGTCAATGGAGATGTTATATGCAGGTATGAATGATGATTTTAAAAAATATTATCCTCAATATTTACTTTATCCTAAAGTTTTTGAAGACGCCTACCATCATGGTATTAGCTGGGCTAATATGGGAGGAATTGAAGGAGATCTGAGCGATGGCTTAACGAAGTTCAAAGCAAATTTCGATCCATGTATCGAGGAATATATTGGAGAGTTTAATATTCCCGTCAGTCCTCTCTATCATCCTTTCAATTTATTTTACAAATGCCACAAACGTTTTCGTTTTTTTAGACATCATTTCCCCCGTAAATAA
- a CDS encoding gamma-glutamyl-gamma-aminobutyrate hydrolase family protein, translating to MKKPIVGITGNVSKEKSKDTWENGITRTYSSTVFLDIVLKTGGLPIILPIGSEQTVKDYVTMVDKLILTGGQHVSPHFYGEKRSIKSDDYNEDRDVFESQLIMEALKQNKPILAICRGAQLVNVVLGGTLNQSISNHWQEQAPNQAHQSIHVSEGSILFPIYGNSSQVNSLHIQSIKTLAPELKAIAWDNKDQTIEAVYSCKHRLLGLQWHPELLLSTKPENQAIFDFFVNQL from the coding sequence GTGAAAAAACCGATTGTCGGAATAACTGGGAATGTCAGTAAAGAAAAAAGCAAGGATACTTGGGAGAATGGAATCACTCGAACTTATAGTTCAACTGTTTTTTTAGATATCGTCCTGAAAACGGGTGGTTTGCCTATCATTTTACCGATCGGTTCAGAGCAGACGGTCAAAGATTATGTGACAATGGTTGATAAATTGATTCTAACTGGAGGTCAACATGTCTCCCCTCACTTTTATGGTGAAAAGCGAAGCATTAAAAGTGATGATTACAATGAAGATAGAGATGTTTTTGAGAGTCAATTAATTATGGAGGCACTCAAACAAAATAAGCCCATACTAGCGATTTGTCGTGGTGCCCAACTAGTCAATGTCGTCTTAGGTGGAACTTTAAATCAGTCTATATCTAACCATTGGCAAGAGCAAGCGCCAAATCAGGCTCACCAATCTATCCATGTTTCTGAAGGTAGTATTTTGTTTCCTATCTATGGAAATAGTAGTCAGGTTAATTCACTACATATACAGTCTATAAAGACATTAGCCCCTGAATTGAAAGCAATCGCTTGGGATAATAAAGATCAGACTATTGAGGCTGTATATAGTTGTAAACATCGTCTATTAGGTTTACAATGGCATCCAGAATTACTCTTATCAACAAAACCGGAGAATCAGGCAATTTTTGATTTTTTTGTCAATCAATTGTAA
- a CDS encoding energy-coupling factor transporter transmembrane component T family protein, with translation MPQRLIGYHNTGTFIHQLSGASKLIFFILVSVACMTTYDTRLILFIGLLSLYLLRTAKIPWKNISFVISFVTFFAIMNILMVYLFAPTYGQEIYQSQTVLIKGWGSYNLTSQELFYLLNLGLKYFSTVPLAILFLTTTHPSQFASSLNQIGLPYKVAYALSLTLRYIPDVQEEFHTIRTSQEARGLELSQKAKLIDRIKGNLQIIIPLIFSSLERIDTVSTAMELRRFGKEKKRTWYSAKPFTKADYLAIGLALFIVLITILLFFSNRGRFYNPFS, from the coding sequence ATGCCTCAGAGATTGATCGGTTACCATAACACTGGAACATTTATTCATCAGTTATCTGGCGCCAGCAAACTGATCTTTTTTATATTAGTCTCTGTTGCCTGTATGACAACTTACGATACCCGTCTCATTCTTTTTATTGGGCTACTATCTCTTTACTTATTAAGAACGGCTAAAATCCCTTGGAAAAACATATCATTTGTCATTTCATTCGTGACTTTCTTTGCTATCATGAATATCCTTATGGTTTACCTTTTTGCACCGACCTACGGACAAGAGATTTATCAGTCACAAACAGTCTTGATAAAAGGCTGGGGAAGTTATAATCTGACCAGCCAAGAACTATTTTATTTGCTCAATCTCGGTTTAAAATATTTCTCGACAGTTCCGCTAGCTATATTATTTCTAACTACCACTCACCCTAGCCAATTCGCCTCTAGTTTAAATCAAATTGGCTTACCATACAAAGTTGCCTACGCTCTTAGCTTGACTTTACGCTATATCCCAGATGTGCAAGAAGAATTTCACACCATTCGAACATCACAGGAAGCTCGTGGTCTTGAATTATCCCAAAAAGCTAAATTAATTGACCGGATTAAAGGTAACCTGCAAATCATTATTCCACTTATTTTCAGTTCTTTAGAACGAATTGACACCGTCTCTACAGCTATGGAACTGCGGCGTTTCGGTAAAGAAAAGAAACGAACTTGGTACAGTGCCAAGCCTTTTACTAAAGCAGATTATTTAGCTATTGGACTTGCGCTATTTATCGTCTTAATTACCATCCTTTTATTTTTTAGTAATCGTGGACGATTTTATAATCCCTTTTCGTAA
- a CDS encoding ABC transporter ATP-binding protein — protein sequence MTNAIQFKNFSFKYDAQSLPTLSNLNLAIEKGQKVLIIGPSGSGKSTIGNCLNGIIPNHFKGEHSGSLLINDKEAFDLSIYEKSKLVSTVLQDPDGQFIGLSVAEDIAFALENDCIPQSEMNNHINYWSKTLDISNHLAKRPQDLSGGQKQRVSLAGVLIDESPILLFDEPLANLDPRSGLDTIDLIDRIHKSTQATTIIIEHRLEDVLYRHVDKIILINDGIILFDGSSDQLLASNILEQNGIREPLYLTCLRDFGFDIRTLGQLDQLDNLDLPPITTLSGPKRQEVDIPKEPLLSIQNLTFSYDKNTPILDNINLTLNKAERVAIVGQNGAGKSTLAKIMCQFLEGDFTMTYGGKDISRDSIKERADRIGYVLQNPNQMISKSAIFDEVAEGLRLRGFTEDEITHKVNETLQTCGLYPYRNWPISALSFGQKKRVTIASILVLGAEIIILDEPTAGQDKKNYTEIMNFLNQLHQKGHTIVMITHDMQLMMEYADRAIVLSHGHIIADDKPENILSDEDILNKAYLKKTSLFHLAEKTACNPIDMTRYYIAKERGRHASEIDRLP from the coding sequence ATGACTAATGCTATCCAATTCAAAAATTTCAGTTTTAAATATGACGCTCAATCCCTACCGACACTTTCAAATCTTAATCTAGCTATAGAGAAGGGGCAAAAAGTGCTAATTATCGGGCCCTCTGGCAGCGGTAAGTCAACAATTGGTAACTGTTTAAATGGGATTATCCCCAACCATTTTAAAGGTGAGCACAGTGGCTCCTTGCTTATCAACGATAAAGAAGCTTTTGATTTATCTATTTATGAAAAATCAAAATTAGTATCAACCGTTCTCCAAGATCCCGATGGCCAATTTATTGGACTTTCGGTAGCTGAAGATATCGCCTTTGCTTTAGAAAATGATTGTATCCCACAGTCAGAGATGAATAACCACATCAATTATTGGAGCAAAACACTTGATATAAGCAATCATCTAGCTAAACGGCCTCAAGACCTTTCTGGAGGACAAAAGCAGAGGGTTAGTTTGGCAGGCGTTCTGATCGATGAAAGCCCCATCCTCTTATTTGATGAGCCATTAGCTAATTTAGACCCAAGGTCCGGACTGGATACCATTGATTTAATTGATCGTATCCATAAGAGTACCCAAGCAACCACCATCATCATTGAGCATCGTTTGGAAGATGTTCTTTATCGCCACGTTGATAAAATTATCCTAATTAATGATGGTATTATTCTCTTTGATGGAAGCTCAGATCAGTTGCTCGCTAGCAATATCCTCGAGCAAAATGGCATCAGAGAACCACTATACCTAACTTGTTTACGCGATTTCGGCTTTGATATTAGAACCCTAGGCCAGCTTGACCAACTTGATAATTTAGACTTACCTCCTATCACAACACTAAGCGGTCCAAAACGACAAGAAGTCGACATCCCAAAAGAACCTCTCCTAAGTATCCAAAACTTAACCTTTAGCTATGATAAAAACACCCCTATACTTGATAACATAAACTTAACTCTAAACAAAGCAGAAAGAGTGGCTATTGTTGGACAAAATGGTGCCGGAAAATCAACTTTAGCAAAAATCATGTGTCAATTCCTTGAAGGTGACTTCACTATGACCTACGGTGGAAAAGATATCTCTAGGGATTCCATTAAGGAACGTGCGGATAGAATAGGCTATGTCCTACAAAACCCCAATCAGATGATTAGCAAATCTGCCATATTTGACGAAGTAGCTGAAGGGTTACGCTTACGTGGCTTTACAGAAGACGAAATAACACACAAAGTCAATGAAACATTGCAAACCTGTGGCTTATATCCCTATCGCAATTGGCCTATCTCTGCCCTTTCTTTTGGACAGAAAAAAAGGGTAACGATTGCTTCTATTCTTGTTCTAGGAGCAGAAATTATTATTTTAGACGAACCAACAGCCGGACAAGATAAGAAAAACTACACTGAAATAATGAATTTTCTGAACCAACTTCACCAAAAAGGGCATACCATTGTTATGATTACGCATGATATGCAATTGATGATGGAATATGCCGATCGGGCTATTGTCCTTAGTCATGGTCACATCATCGCAGATGATAAGCCTGAGAACATACTTTCAGATGAAGATATTCTTAATAAAGCCTATTTAAAAAAGACTAGTTTATTCCACTTAGCAGAAAAAACAGCTTGCAATCCAATTGATATGACAAGATACTATATTGCAAAAGAAAGGGGACGACATGCCTCAGAGATTGATCGGTTACCATAA